In a single window of the Zonotrichia leucophrys gambelii isolate GWCS_2022_RI chromosome 2, RI_Zleu_2.0, whole genome shotgun sequence genome:
- the ABITRAM gene encoding protein Abitram: MAEGAAGPGGAERYFTRWYKPDVKGRPCEDFCVLQHSNRICVITLAEAHPLLQSGKTIKNINYQISANCSRLQNKVSGKSKRGAQFLTELAPLCRISSSDGEEYTIYSCIRGRLIEVNENILSNPALLQEKPSTEGYIAVVLPKFEESKSITQGLLTPKEYEEVLMKRRSSAS; encoded by the exons atGGCtgagggggcggcggggccgggcggcgccGAGCGCTACTTCACCCGCTGGTACAAGCCAG ACGTGAAGGGGCGGCCGTGCGAGGACTTCTGCGTGCTGCAGCACTCCAACAG aatttgTGTCATCACCTTGGCAGAAGCCCACCCTCTTCTTCAAAGTgggaaaacaattaaaaacattaattacCAAATCAGTGCAAACTGTAGCAGACTTCAGAATAAGGTCTCTGGGAAGTCAAAAAGG GGAGCTCAGTTTTTAACAGAACTTGCCCCTCTGTGCAGGATATCTTCATCAGATGGAGAGGAATACACTATTTACAG TTGCATACGAGGGCGGCTGATTGAGGTGAATGAGAACATCCTTAGCAATCCCGCTCTTCTGCAAGAAAAG CCATCAACTGAGGGGTACATTGCAGTGGTTCTACCCAAATTTGAAGAAAGCAAGAGTATAACTCAGGGACTTCTGACGCCGAAGGAGTACGAGGAAGTTTTGATGAAACGCCGCAGTTCTGCTTCGTGA
- the SLC39A6 gene encoding zinc transporter ZIP6: MESTVSVIFIVSFSILLCESYHHGVETATVVHTSERTFPEKTVGVNTDLAGLIQKLHLQELFNRYGENNSLSIDGFRKLLQNIGIDKMKRIKISHDHDHDHDHNHDHDHNHDHHDHDHHSHHNHVSLSKASEKTACPSHESDASKDHRSSHGKEPHKAEGVERQQNFVRSKNALHEIPVSVIAAAGGHAELQDVQPGEAKPVVRVAAAGPGALNVTGGRNGTWPGATKANESRASPKELERGSYLYSKLKKQNTQECSNASKLMQSHGIGTQVLLTATEFSYLCPALINQIDGKYCIVHATSEKAETPPKSFSLQIAWIGGFISISVISFLSLLGVILVPLMNRVFFKFLLSFLVALAVGTLSGDAFLHLLPHSHGNHHHHHEKPLLDQKGSMYKHLVFQSTEENAYLDSTWKGLTALGGLYFMFLVEHLITLIKQFKDKKKKKKNEDDGESKKFSTNEEKLDTDDRPEGYLGTDSQDPSNFISQQPTVQEEEEVMIAHSHQEEVDNEYVSRGCRNKCHSHLHDTLGQTDHLSHHHHDYHHILHHHHHQNHHPHSHSQRYSREELKDAGIATLAWMVIMGDGLHNFSDGLAIGAAFTEGLSSGLSTSVAVFCHELPHELGDFAVLLKAGMTVKQAVLYNALSAMLAYLGMATGILIGHYADNVSMWIFALTAGLFMYVALVDMVPEMLHNDASDHGCSRWGYFLLQNAGILLGFGIMLLISVFEHKIVFSINL; this comes from the exons ATGGAGAGTACGGTATCAGTTATTTTCATTGTATCATTTTCCATACTGCTGTGTGAAAGTTATCACCATGGAGTGGAGACGGCTACTGTTGTGCACACATCAGAGAGAACTTTTCCAGAAAAGACAGTGGGTGTTAATACTGACTTGGCAGGACTGATACAGAAGTTGCACCTTCAAGAACTTTTTAATCGTTATGGAGAAAACAACTCTCTGTCAATTGATGGGTTTAGAAAACTGCTACAGAACATAGGTATAGATAAAATGAAAAGGATTAAAATAAGCCACGATCACGACCATGATCATGACCACAATCATGATCATGACCACAATCATGACCATCACGACCACGACCATCACTCTCATCATAATCACGTTTCATTGAGTAAAGCCTCTGAGAAGACTGCTTGTCCAAGCCACGAGTCTGATGCTAGCAAAGACCACAGGAGCAGCCACGGGAAGGAGCCGCACAAGGCCGAGGGCGTGGAGCGGCAGCAGAACTTTGTGCGCAGCAAGAACGCGCTCCATGAGATCCCAGTGTCTGTCATCGCTGCCGCGGGCGGCCACGCCGAGCTCCAGGACGTGCAGCCCGGGGAAGCCAAGCCTGTTGTTCgtgtggctgcagctggcccTGGTGCCCTTAATGTCACAGGGGGCCGCAATGGCACCTGGCCGGGTGCCACAAAGGCAAACGAGTCTCGTGCTTCTCCCAAGGAGCTGGAGAGAGGGAGCTACCTCTATTCCAAGCTGAAAAAACAGAACACGCAAGAG TGCTCCAATGCATCCAAACTGATGCAGTCTCATGGAATAGGCACTCAAGTATTGTTGACTGCTACAGAATTTAGTTATCTCTGCCCAGCTCTTATTAATCAGATTGATGGCAAGTACTGCATAGTCCATGCTACCAGTGAAAAAGCTGAAACTCCTCCAAAAAGTTTTTCTCTGCAAATAG CTTGGATTGGTGGCTTTATATCCATCTCTGTCATCAGCTTTCTTTCCTTGCTGGGTGTTATATTGGTACCACTGATGAATCGAgtgtttttcaaatttcttctGAGTTTTCTTGTGGCACTGGCTGTGGGGACCTTGAGTGGAGATGCCTTCTTACACCTCCTTCCACAT TCTCATGGAAACCATCACCATCACCACGAAAAGCCTCTGCTTGACCAAAAAGGCTCTATGTACAAACATCTTGTTTTTCAAAGTACAGAGGAGAATGCTTACCTGGATTCTACATGGAAAGGACTTACAGCCCTTGGAGGCTTGTACTTCATGTTTCTAGTGGAGCATTTGATCACtttaataaaacaatttaaagacaagaagaaaaag aaaaaaaatgaagatgatGGAGAAAGTAAGAAGTTTTCAACGAATGAAGAAAAGTTGGATACGGATGATC GGCCTGAGGGCTATCTAGGGACAGACTCTCAGGATCCATCAAACTTCATTTCTCAGCAGCCAACAGTacaagaggaggaagaagtgaTGATAGCTCATTCTCATCAAGAGGAGGTTGACAACGAATACGtgtccaggggctgcagaaacAAATGCCATTCTCACTTGCACGATACTCTGGGACAGACAGATCACCTAAGCCACCACCACCACGACTACCATCACATTCTgcaccaccaccatcaccagaaccaccatccccacagccacagccagcgCTACTCGCGCGAGGAGCTGAAGGACGCGGGGATCGCAACGCTGGCCTGGATGGTCATCATGGGAGATGGGCTGCACAATTTTAGTGATGGGCTGGCAATTG GAGCAGCCTTTACTGAAGGGTTATCTAGTGGTTTAAGCACTTCTGTGGCTGTATTTTGCCATGAATTACCTCATGAACTAG GAGATTTTGCTGTCCTCCTAAAAGCTGGTATGACTGTCAAGCAAGCTGTGCTTTACAACGCTCTGTCAGCTATGCTGGCCTACCTTGGGATGGCCACTGGGATCCTCATTGGTCATTATGCAGACAACGTTTCAATGTGGATATTTGCACTTACTGCTGGCTTGTTCATGTATGTGGCTCTTGTGGATATG GTACCTGAAATGCTCCACAATGATGCCAGTGACCATGGATGTAGCCGGTGGGGATACTTCCTGTTACAGAATGCTGGCATtctcctgggatttgggataatGCTGCTTATCTCAGTATTTGAACATAAGATTGTATTCAGCATAAACTTGTAA